The sequence ggaggagaaggagaagaaagagcatGAGGAGAGGGCTAAGAAAGAACATATGGAAAGGGAGAAGAAGCAGcaggaggagatggagaagaaagagcataaggagaaggagaagaaagatcaTGAGGAGAGGGCTAAAAAAGAACAGGATGAAAGGGAGAAGCAGCAgaaggagatggagaagaaagagcaggaggagagggagaagaaagagcatgaggagaaggagaagaaagatcaTGAGGAGAGGGCTAAGAAAGAACAGgaggaaagagagaagaaagatcaaGAGGAGAGGGCTAAGAAAGAACATGCGGAAAGGGAGAAGAAGCAACAGGAGGAGATGGCTAAGAAAGAACAGGAGGAAAGAGAGAAGAAGCAGCAGGAGAGGGAAATTGTTATGCTGATTGATGTAAGTTTGTTTTTAACGTTTAAGGTGGTGCTTTTAACTGAATTCACAATGACATAATCTGTGTCTCTATTTGGTGTTTTAACAGGATGAGAGCCATGACGGCCATGATGCTGAGATCGATCATGGACAGCTTACTCTTCTGGTTAACCAAGTTGTCCAATCGTCTTTACCTATACGTGAAGacaaaggagaaatagaagATTTGACTATCGAGGTTAAACATGAGGAGGAAGGGCAGGGTAATAGAGGAGGAAGAGGAGTAGGAGGAAGAGGAGGTAGAAGAGGAGGAGGGAGAGGGAGAGGAGGGGGGGTAAGGGATGCAGGAGGAAGGGATGGAGTGGGAGGAAGAGGgacaagaggaggaagaagagggagaGGTAGAGGAAGGGATGTAAACATCAAGGAGGAAGATGTGAAAGGTAGACCCCAGCGAGAAAAGAAACGTGGGAAAGACGTTAAGTCACCATTCACTGATCCTCGGATGGAATATCactttgatgatgatgatgatgatgcaaAGTACCCCGTGGAACAACACGATGGTCGCGATCGGATAAAAGGACACCTTCTAGAATCATATGACGACTGGAAGAAGAGTACCCCCCGCGATCAGCTGAGGACGTTAGGTGGAACCGATTGGGGTCAGACTGTATCGTGGTTTGAAGAGGCAGAGATAACTGGAAAGTATATAGACAGTCAAGTAAGATATTGGTCACTTTCCAAGTTGTTGGTTTATATTCTTCACTATGTATGTGTTGTGTTTGAACTTATTTGTGCATGTGTGTTGCAGCTTGTAAATCcatttttgtggttattaaACGGTAAATACGTCCATCAAAGTCAGGATTGGACTGCCATCGACTCAAATTTCTTTGGCTTTATGGAGTTTGCAAATATGACCAAGAATTATGACAAACCCGGCAAATGGGGACATTCCAATGTGTTTGTGCAATGAATCAATGGGATGAAAGAGTTTCACAGTCGGCCCTGGTATGAGGTTAAACATGTGCTAATACCCATCAATTATAAAGGAGAACACTGGTTACTCGGTGTGTTCTACGTGGAAGAAATGAGGATAGAGTTCTATGATAGTCTGGAGTCAAATGCATCCAAAGAATCAATGGACAAATGGCTTGAACCCCGTTTTCGTATCATGACAAGAGCAATGGAAGAGGCCGAGTTTTGGAAGAAAAGTGGGCGGCCTGATAACGGCAATAGATTGATAAAGTGGGAGAGGGCTCGCGGGTGCCCACAACAGCTGCGCAAATCCAATGATTGTGGTGTCTTCCTATGCTTGTTTGCTCAGCATTATGTTGAAAAAGGGCCATTATGTACGGATTATGGATTCTCTGGGTTTGATGGACGTTTCTATAGGCTGCGGgtgtgcttggaactcttcaacCAAAGATTGTTGAACCAGAATGATCTTATTCCAATGCCTAATTTGCTTGGCTTATAATCTATTTTAACATGTAAATGTTTGTTGGTAACTTATAAATGTATATTATTGGTGACATCTTCTTGTTGTACAAGGCCGATATGGAAACATATCGGCGATTACGTATGGACATATGGGGTCATGGAAGGCGTGGACATAGCCGATATGGAAACATATCGGCGTGTACAATGTCAATATGAAAACATATCGGCGATTACGTAGGGACATATGGGGTCATGGAAGGCGTGGACATATCCGATATGGAAACATATCGGCGTGTACAATGTCGATATGGAAACATATCGGCGATTACGTAGGGACATATGGGGTCATGGAAGGCGTGGACATATCCGATATGGAAACATATCGGCGTGTACAATGTCGATATGGAAACATATCGACGATTATCAATACTCATTATCAATACACAAATTATGAATACAAAGTAACAATACATAAGATAGAGTACACTATTTATCAATACTCATTATCAATACTCATTATCAATACACAAATTATGAATACAAAGTAACAATACATAAGATAGAGTACACTATTTGCCAGCAGAGTTTTTAGAACACCTTAGATTGACCACCAACGTATATCATAGTGTCCATTGGCCcctcttttttccattctccatccCACGAAACCATACACAGACAAATATTCGGGGTGGACATATTTCTGCATTACCATAAACACATAAGTAAATTAAATGTTATATTATTGTAACTAAACGAAGAAAGTTAacgaaaattatatattattggtATTCACACTTCAAACTATGAGATATGCCGATATATGTCGATGCAACTTGCATATAGACACATATCGGCGCATATACGTCGATACGGCTCATATATCGACGTATATCGACGGAATCTGAATAGCCGTTTTTCTAGAATGATCTGTTAAGCGGTGCCTTAAATGCATGTAATGATGACTTTGACTATCAGGCTAAGCATTAAATACGTCGATATATGCCGATACAACATAGATTTCGACACCTATCGGCACGTATCTGCAAAGTATTGTCGGTTTGAATGTCGACACGGATTATATATCGACGTATATCGACGGAATATGAATAGACGTTTTTCTGGAATACTCTATTAGTGAGCATTAAATGCAGGTAATGATTAATTTGACTTTCAATCTTCTTCGAATGTCACTCTTATTTGAATATCACCCTATAGtctgttgagattccccatgcatattacaattccttcatctataaatagactcattACCTGTTCATACTTTATTATTCATTCTAGTAAACTCTTCAGTTCtcaagtttatccaaaaataatggCAGCGTCACCACCGGGATCACCACAgtcgccaccaccaccacctcatCCTATGCCTGAGTTTGAAGAACTCGTGGCTTCTTTCATCCTCTCGTTCCGTGATGGAGACACGGACGAAATCGTCAGGTTCATGAGGGGCATGGCACAAACCATGTCGTGGGCTGCAGAAGAGACCTCTGACCTTCTGGAGTCAGTCATGGCCCAAAACAGGCGGCTCAGGAGGACAGTAAGGCGCCTCAAGCGGGACTTGGAGAAGTCCAAGAAGGACTACGCTGAGGTGTTAATGGGTCTTGAGTATCaataattgtgttttttttgttttgtttttaatgtttacgTACTTATATTAGTTGTTCTgtgtttgtttcttttttttgtttatgtgttttgtgtttgttactctgtttttttcgttttttaatgttttatgtatttctttcctttttaatatataatataaaaattatgcTTATGTTTTATGTGCTTTGTGTTTGAATTTTATGATTTAGAATGGAAAATCACACATCTCTGAATGTCGATATGAATCTTGTATCGACATTCATATCGACAGTATCGACAGTATCGACAATAATCGACACTGTCGAGAAAATCGCAGATTGAAGTTCCAAATCAAATGCATCTTCTTACAATTGATGTCACTCATTTTAGGGTTTCGCACGAACAGGAATAGCATGAATAGACGACAACAACGATATACATTGGGTTTCAAAGAAACAAATCGATACATCAACAATGAATAGGACGAAGCTTTAAATATTGTAAATTcatgaaaaacttacatgattgtgtataaaaatcttgaagcacacactgtgggttggattgattatTGATCGTTAGCTGTAAATTGATCccgttctttagagagagagagagacagagagagagagagcgcgcGGGACGAAAAGAGAAAAATGGGGGGAAGACAACGTTATTAAAAGGTTAGAGAtgagggtaaggttggaaattagttaatgaaatgtgttagttttggtgagattTTGAAAGTGTGTTAGAAATGAAAACTAACCCCCAAAAatgtgctagttttgtaattgttcCATATATAATTGAACAAGttcaatttagaagaaaaaaaaaacaaatattttaCACACCATCTCTAACCGAACAATTATGTATTCGCCATTGCCGTGATTCATAACCATAATAACAATTCATCCAATTACTGATAAATATTTTTTCTGTAAATTTAACAAACAATTGGGGAAGGAAATTTCTTCCTCCGGGGCTTCTCTTTCAAATTGGCTATGAATCCATCTTCCTCCGGGTGAATTTCTTCTTGCTCCAGAATTTGTATTCGTTTTTGTCTATTCTATTCCATATATAAATACTAATAACAACTTGTATGTGTTTTCCTTATTATTTTCGATTAAGTGTTTGGTTTTTGGGTTGATGATAGCTTAATTCGTTTGAGCTTTTGAGGTGCAATCATGAGTGTATAAATTAAATTGACACTAAATAATAGGTGAGTGGTTTACTTTTTGATTGGGTCCGAATTGGACAGATGGATGGAGACTCTGCAAAACGCGACGTTGAGTGGGTGTGGCACCGCCCTTTTGCTCTCGCACGCAAGCCAAGGGACAACCCCCTTGTGGGCGCAAGTCCAACGGGGCAGCCCCTCAGCTTGCGTCCGTGCGGGCGCAAGTTAAGGGCAGTGTGTCCCGTATTCCTATAAAAGGGGCACGAATCTCGAGAATCGGTGGCTGGAtgtttgttgagcgatttccacaagtacacggtttcgcttgtagtaataaaaagatatcgatcccataggaaacgttttgataataaaaacttataattctgattaaattcgttttctcgaggttAATAGAAAAATCGTTAAATGGTTTAGATAGTATGGATTCTGATTCAaattttggttatagttaaaattacaatttctaaaaattatgtttagattaaagttaatttcaaaacttatttatactaagtgaaaacacaacttataactttgatttgtttagaaagatatgtaacaaattatcaattaattCAATTGACAGGAATTGAACTGTAATCAATCTTTCCTTTCGGTCTAAGActgaaaaccttaatcaaattcggaATCTAAATTCGATTATTCAGGGTAACACAATGACCAAATATAAATCCGAATTTGCTTAAGTTTTCAACAAAGTTTTCACGGgaaataccaaatttgtttataaatgttttgcATAAAAACACAAATTAGATTACTTAAAGAATATCGGTTAGATCAAACTTTAAATAAACAACAGTAAAAATGGAATTGCATTGAAAagatattttattagtttgaattGAAACGTCATAAGttaagagagaagaagaagcttggatagcattttaactaattgagttccgggttgtcaatcctttcctcaacttcgtaggtttgtGAGACCCTGGGGTGCCTCCTACACTGGTTCCTCTCactgaatcctcgaaatagcacTTGGTAGGTCACTGCAGAGCATAAACTCGTCTTCGAAGAAAACTCTAATGTAAACTATAAAATATGTATATTGTATCTAACTATTTGTACAACTTGTATAATAAGTATGTTtctaacaaaattataaaactagaaAATCTAATTTTGAATTCTGAAAATCTCTTCTATTTATAATTGTTCAAGAGATGAGTTGAAGGGACGTATCCGTTGGTGAAGAGTCGCCTCTATCTGGATGAAAGAATGCGTCACTTGgaatttaaaacatgtaaaatatgcTAAATTGAGTTGCTGTTTCTGTAGAGATTATTGAAATCTCTATCGCGGCTTAGGGAGCAAGGAGGAGTGGACGAATTGCGCGTTTCTAGTGTTACTAgatgcgtgtcgcgatcgagatttaCAGAATCTCGGTCGCAACAGAGAGTTGATATTGCCTCATTTGTTTTGTTTGCTGAATCTCTGGTGCGGCCTCTGAATCTCGTATGCGTCTTTCACTGAAAACTTGATTTCTTACTCATTTTTGCTCCATTTAAGCttctatttggatttttccaaataattaacacTTTGGATACAAGTAACAAATACCAACGtaaaatctttccaaaataatgtaattaacatatttttcctatgaaattgacatatttatgcatgctattttaggtatattttgggcttatcaacACTTTTGAATGGAAAAATTTAGAGGTGAAAAAAAGGAGAATTTGGTagtaaaacattaaaaaatcgATCATGAGATTAGTATTTACAGAGTTGGTAAAAGTATACATGACACAAAATCGACATGAAATTTTAGTGTTCAAatttagtttagtaggtaatgttATACGAAACTGACACGCAAACTTTTGGATAGGGTTAATATACTAACCCGAAAACGATACGAAATGACACGAATggttaaaattattgttatattttctaatgtttttatatgtcactttattaataaagataataaaattataattattacttgcaaatatgattctgttagcgatattttgcaaATATTGCTAAGTTCAATCTTGCCACGTGTGGTTAGTGTGCGGGCGTGCTAGAGAAGTTACTTCTTAATTAATGTgtacggttaagtttatggattttgtgcgataaaacttgaaatctaaacgaaacgattggcgagggatgcaaggattgaaaaagtccatcTTGGATCTTTAGGACTCTTATAAATTTTGCTAGatagttaatatttttttaagctATTGTGGATATATAAAGACGATTAAGGGTAAGAAAATAAAAGTGCAAAATTGACACAAGCTTTGATGAATGGATATGTAAATAAAGGTCTGAATAATGTTTAAAGATaaataattacaattgaaataaatatatattaatataatatatggCTAAACAATTGTAAGAAATAAGTTAATACAAATCAATAATGTGTGTAGCAATTGAATTGCAATATTCACAATAAAAGAAACATAATTGAAAATTCAAACGATAAACTCGGAGCTACAATTGGCTATCTCGGTGAGGCGTTGAATTGACGTTAGCTTGGGATTCATGAACACCACGATTGGTCGGTAAGGAACGAGGATGACTTTGATAGAGGATTTCTGGTTTGCGTGGTAATTGAGTGGATCGGAACAATTAATTAAAGTAAGAGGCAGATTTGGACAAAACTTTGGATGACTCGTGTGTGAGCTTTTGGATACTAAATTGAGTGAATCAAAAGAGTagaatgaagttcaagaattCAAGAACGAGTGTATGTAAAGATTGGGGGAAAAACGAACTTTAGATGCTCGAGAACGTGTAAATGGAAAATGGGGTACATTTTATAAAGCTAAAACCGAAAATGTAAAATGATTTAGGGTCAGAAGAGTGACTTGTAAAATGAGAATCCGGATTCGGAATCGAGCAAATTGAAAGGCTAACATGAAATTTAAAATGTGAGGAACAAATGTTTATAAGAAGTCGAGAACAAAAATGGACTTTAAAGGCTCGGAAAcgataaaacaaaaacaatgggTAGAATTTGTAAAAGTTCGGTAGATTGTGTAAAAGAATTTGAGGTGCAAAGATTAGCTCGTAAAATGTATTTCCGGACACGGAATCAGGAAAAATGAAATGCTAAATTTGAATTTCAGGAAGTCAGGAACAGATATTTATGAGAGACCGAGAGCAAAAACGGACTTTAAATTGTCTGAAACGGGAACGGAAAATTACTAGAGAGAAACTATAAAACTTGATAGAAAATGATTTTAGTGAACTTCTAGCCAATAAATTAGTAACTTTTGGACTAGCAATTATTAATTGAATGTAAACAAGTTgaaattatatttctgaaggatTGAATTGAAATTAAAACAAGATTGAACAGTAAAATTGGAAATAGGAATTATGAAAAACAAAGCTAAGAATATAAGAAGATTGTGACATTATGTATGTGTTTTACAGATTGTTGGTTGGTGATTTGGAATGAATGTTTGggattatatatatacttttttagGGTAGTTTGTTTGTTGAGTTGGTTACCAACTATTCATATTTTTCTCCCATCTTTTACCCACTAACTTGCCACATCAGCCCACTATTTCCATTCATCAATTTCTTCCTATTTTTACTCTCATTATCTTGCCTCATCAGACCACTACTTCCTACTTTCTTGTGTTAGGGATTGTTTGTGGTTGTGCACTTGTGTGAGTAAGGAATCGGACACTTCAAGCGTGAGCTATTGGTTTGGTTCGGTGTATGTTGGTGCGTGTGGGACCTCCTGTATTATTGAGCCATGTGTATGCACATGATATGCGTATATTATACTTATTTTTACCCATTAATTCTCATGATTTAATTGGATAATTAAGCTATTAATGAGAATTTTAAGTGATTTTCctatagattatagaaagagGACCTTGGTAGATCATTTGTGCTTGATCGGAGTGAAATTGGTATTTGGAGGAGCCAAAATACCAAAATGGAGAACCAAGGATCAAAGAGGAATTTGGAGAAAAACATATTCTGCTCGTTCAAGGGTCACTACCCGTTCAATGGAAGAGCTCATGTTGGGTGCAAGAGGAAAGGAGTGCTTAAAGGAGAAGAACAACCAGAAATGAGTGAGAACAACTGGTTGGGTGGAGCATGAACCCaaaatatgaattattaatCTTTTCTGAATTCCAAGGATACCTTTCTTGAAGAAGAATTAAATTTGCTGCAAAACAGCCATGATTTTGGCAGAAAATGATACAACATGGACTGTTTGACTGTTCAGCAGACTGTTTTCTGTCTGTCAGAATAGTCTGGCAGACCTTATCttgaatattttaatttatctaGAACAGTGATTTCTGTTTGATTTTTTGGCTATTTAAAGAGCtttcttttatgttttgatCATTCAGATTTTACATCTGAATCTTTAGTGCGTAActttgtttttagtttttttgaaTGAATTGTTCTCTTCTTCCTTATTATTTTTGTGTTACCTCATTCAATTATGAGTGAGTAATTTAATTAACAGATATGCAGATGTGCATGAATAGGTAAAAGAGCAGGTTTAATTCCCTCTAAATTCATTTGGttcggggtctttaggaatgagaatgagaatgggagggtttcattccctttgttattgtttgtttaaaaaaaactcattcacTTTCCCCATTTTAGATTATGGgtttaccccactttaggttaagtcCACTACCCCAGGCCCTGTAGGGAAGTGGATTCCCTTTACCCCATTccatttcctaaacatatccaaacacatagggaaattaatgtttattcatttcctttcctttaatttcactttcttgattccttttcccttacccatttgtgaaccaaacgccccctaagtaTACTTAGCTTGACTATTCAGTGAGTAATTAGCATTAAATAGGAGTAGCTAACCTATTTCTTAGTGGAGCAATTACGAGGAGACTCTATTTGTGAAACTGAACTTTCACTAAACACATATAATTATGAAACGGAGACATAATTGATTATGTGTTAAGGgttttaattgtttaattaaatgttttCCTGTTCTTAATGATTGGAGATATATTAATCTCAAGGAGacttattttaattgtttttaaagAACGTTGGGAACAAGGGACACCTAACTCAACCGATTTTCGTGAAAGATACCTTAAGCCAAAACTGTTTCTACTTAATGAACAAGGAGTGAAGTGTCTGTTCACTATAATTTCTATGCATGATGTATGCCTGTTTTCCCCAAATCTGAAATCAAACTTCTTTTGAActtgctttatttttttattttgtcaaaCAACACCAATTCAATTTGAGTGATAAGTTACTTTTAAATCTGACTGTACTCATGTTTTTAAGTAATTATATTCAACTGTTCTATTCTTGTGGAAATGATAATTTACTTACAGTTTATTACTTGTATttagtgcacttgctagtgtTCACATTTTAGGACAATAACACCATTACAGAGTTTCTATTCCACACGATATATGAGTTAAGTCACAATGCATATGAGTTATGTGATTATTCCTATCAACTTTAAGAACAGAGTTAATATGTAATTGATTTTAGTTAATTTCACCATTTATAACAACTTTAGGACCAATTTGAACCTTTGTTGCctcaaatcattttttttatggatattCCCTCAAATCATTGAAAATACTCttgtttatttaaaaaatagaaGTATAAGCTTAAAACAAAGACTAAATACTTTTTTAATGAGTGGCTGgctgaataaaaaaataaaagagtgCGTCCAAATCTTTTGGGAAGATATTATTTTGATCGAGTTAAATGGACAAATATATGAATGTGTTGAGATTCATTGAACCTGGACATAGGCGATCCCATTCTATAAAACACAAAAGCTTCTCTCCCCTTTCTTtacaaaattaaacaaaaatggGGATATCTAGAACAGATTATGAAGAGAAAAATGATCCAAAATTGctgaaaaagaaaaacgaagAGCTGGAAAAAGATGTGCGAGAAAGTAAAGAGAGGGAGGAGAAGATGAGAATAGAGCTACAGAGAGCTTTGGAGAGACTGAGAGTGGCGGAAGAGGCGGAGGAGCGGCTCTGCTCTGATCTAGGAGAGCTTGAGGCTGAATTTCTCAATCAGGCTCGATCTTATGAAGCTCGCATCCTCTCTCTTATGGGTCAGCTCTCTCAGGTTCATAACCATAACAACGATTCATCCAATTACTTGTAAATCATTTTTCTGtaaatttatcaaaaaattGGGGGAAAAAGGAGATGCTCCGGGGCTTTTCTTTCAAATTGACTgtgaattcatcttcctccggGGCTTTTCTTTCAAATTGGGTGTGAATTCCTCTTCCTCCGGGGTTATTCTTTCAAATTGGGTGTGATTTCATCTTCCTCCGGGGTTACttgttattaattaatatttcttCTTGCTGGAGAATTTGTATTCGTTTTTCTCTCTGTTCTATATATAAATACTAACAACTTGTATTGTATGTGTTTTCcttattattttggattaagTGTTTGGTTTTTGGCTTAATTCGTTTGAGCCTTTGAGCTGTATAAATGAAATTGACAGTAAATGATAGGTGGGTGGTTTGACAGTAGATTAAATAGATTTCGGATATCAAAACGTGAACATAATAAAATTCGGATATCAAAATAGATTAAATAGATTTCGGATAT comes from Euphorbia lathyris chromosome 8, ddEupLath1.1, whole genome shotgun sequence and encodes:
- the LOC136204035 gene encoding vicilin-like seed storage protein At2g18540; translated protein: MYDMGIGGQGLDDQTVQEERENRETEEKIDQEEKENKDQEEKEKKEHEERAKKEHMEREKKQQEEMEKKEHKEKEKKDHEERAKKEQDEREKQQKEMEKKEQEEREKKEHEEKEKKDHEERAKKEQEEREKKDQEERAKKEHAEREKKQQEEMAKKEQEEREKKQQEREIVMLIDDESHDGHDAEIDHGQLTLLVNQVVQSSLPIREDKGEIEDLTIEVKHEEEGQGNRGGRGEEGMEWEEEGQEEEEEGEVEEGM